A region from the Riemerella anatipestifer genome encodes:
- the recQ gene encoding DNA helicase RecQ, which yields MTKKTYNLAGELKKYFGFSTFKGQQEAIISTLLGGKDVFVLMPTGGGKSLCYQLPALISEGTAIVVSPLIALMKNQVDAVNGLSSEEGVAHVLNSSLNKTQIKQVFNDINSGRTKLLYVAPESLIKEDYLDFLKQANISFVAIDEAHCISEWGHDFRPEYRNLKGIIDKIANVPVIALTATATPKVQDDIQKTLGMSDAVVFKESFNRPNLFYEVRPKVDVEKEIVKFINKNKGKSGIVYCLSRKKVEEFAQTLQVNGINALPYHAGLDQKTRVANQDKFLMEECDVIVATIAFGMGIDKPDVRFVIHYDFPKSLESYYQETGRAGRDGGEGHCLAFYDPKDIEKLEKFLAQKSVSEKEVGLQLLNEVVGYAETSMSRRQYILYYFGEEFDPINGAGAKMDDNSVNPPKLKDVTNDFKTVINLIKSLEEKFKTKDLIAVLLGKETPTTKSYKLEKSEFFGIGKETSDNYWKSIIRQATVRGYIIKDIETYGVLRVSKKGQNIISGKDKEPFLIAEDREYDLAQTKADSDQVQLQSGGGLDKVLFNQLKDLRKKIAQKQGIPPYTVFMDPSLEDMTVQYPITIEEIAKVYGVGEGKAKKFGKEFAEFIKKYVEDNNIERPDDMVIKKVANKSSHKVFIIQNTDKKIDLEDIANAKNLSMDELISEMESIVYQGTKLNIDYYIEDNFDEEMVDDFMEFMKESESDSMKVLLAEFGEELSDDEVRLLRIKFISDVAN from the coding sequence ATGACTAAAAAAACATACAATTTAGCAGGAGAGCTCAAAAAATATTTTGGATTTTCCACCTTTAAAGGACAGCAAGAGGCTATTATCAGTACACTTCTTGGAGGTAAAGATGTATTTGTACTTATGCCTACTGGTGGAGGTAAATCTCTTTGTTATCAGCTCCCTGCACTTATTTCAGAAGGTACAGCTATTGTGGTATCTCCACTTATTGCTCTGATGAAAAACCAAGTAGATGCAGTTAATGGGCTTTCCTCTGAGGAAGGAGTGGCTCATGTACTTAATTCTTCTCTTAATAAAACGCAGATAAAGCAAGTTTTCAATGATATCAATAGCGGAAGAACCAAACTATTATATGTCGCTCCCGAATCATTGATAAAAGAAGATTATTTAGATTTTTTAAAACAAGCTAATATTTCTTTCGTAGCCATAGATGAAGCACATTGTATCTCTGAATGGGGACATGATTTTCGTCCAGAATATCGAAATTTAAAAGGTATTATAGATAAAATAGCTAATGTTCCTGTTATTGCTCTCACAGCAACAGCTACTCCTAAAGTACAAGACGATATTCAGAAAACATTGGGTATGTCTGATGCGGTAGTTTTTAAAGAAAGCTTTAACCGACCAAATCTATTTTACGAAGTACGCCCAAAAGTAGATGTAGAAAAGGAAATTGTAAAATTCATCAATAAAAATAAAGGGAAGTCAGGGATAGTTTACTGCCTTAGCCGTAAAAAAGTAGAAGAATTTGCACAGACTTTACAAGTTAATGGCATCAATGCTCTACCCTATCACGCTGGATTAGACCAAAAAACAAGAGTGGCTAATCAAGATAAATTCTTAATGGAAGAATGTGATGTCATCGTAGCTACTATCGCTTTTGGTATGGGGATAGATAAGCCTGATGTTCGTTTTGTGATACATTATGATTTCCCTAAATCTTTAGAAAGTTATTACCAAGAAACAGGTAGAGCTGGTAGAGACGGCGGCGAAGGACATTGCTTAGCATTCTACGACCCTAAAGATATTGAGAAACTAGAGAAATTTTTAGCTCAAAAATCTGTTTCGGAGAAAGAAGTTGGCTTACAATTGCTAAACGAAGTAGTAGGATATGCCGAAACTTCTATGAGTAGAAGGCAATATATACTTTATTACTTTGGTGAGGAATTTGACCCAATTAACGGTGCTGGTGCCAAAATGGACGACAACTCTGTAAATCCACCTAAGCTAAAAGATGTTACAAACGATTTTAAAACGGTAATAAATCTCATTAAAAGTTTAGAAGAAAAGTTTAAAACAAAAGATTTAATCGCCGTTCTTCTAGGCAAAGAAACACCAACTACCAAATCCTATAAGTTAGAAAAATCCGAGTTCTTTGGTATAGGTAAAGAAACTTCGGATAATTATTGGAAATCTATTATCAGACAGGCTACGGTAAGAGGCTATATTATTAAAGATATAGAGACCTATGGAGTACTTAGGGTGAGCAAGAAAGGACAGAATATTATTTCTGGAAAAGACAAAGAACCTTTCTTAATTGCTGAAGATAGAGAGTACGATTTGGCTCAGACTAAAGCAGACTCTGACCAAGTACAGCTCCAAAGTGGCGGTGGATTGGATAAAGTTCTATTTAATCAGCTTAAGGATTTAAGAAAGAAAATCGCTCAAAAACAAGGCATTCCTCCTTACACCGTATTTATGGACCCCAGTTTAGAGGATATGACGGTGCAATACCCTATCACTATAGAAGAAATTGCAAAAGTTTATGGTGTAGGCGAAGGGAAAGCTAAAAAGTTTGGAAAAGAGTTTGCCGAGTTCATCAAAAAATATGTTGAAGATAACAACATAGAACGCCCTGATGATATGGTGATAAAAAAGGTAGCTAACAAATCTAGTCACAAAGTTTTCATCATTCAAAATACGGATAAAAAGATAGATTTAGAAGATATTGCTAATGCTAAAAACCTTTCGATGGACGAACTCATTTCCGAAATGGAAAGTATTGTTTACCAAGGTACAAAACTTAATATAGATTACTACATAGAAGATAATTTTGACGAGGAAATGGTAGATGATTTTATGGAGTTTATGAAAGAATCTGAAAGCGATAGTATGAAAGTGCTTCTAGCGGAGTTTGGAGAGGAATTGAGTGATGACGAAGTTCGCCTGCTTAGAATTAAGTTTATTAGCGATGTAGCCAACTAA
- a CDS encoding KpsF/GutQ family sugar-phosphate isomerase: MKSTALIDIAKKAIDTEIAELERLRDNLNDSFLDAVELINKSSGKLIVVGIGKSAHVGNKIVATLNSTGTPAQFLHAAEAIHGDLGVVQKNDVVLCISNSGNSPEIVNLAPYLKQYSAGLIGMTGNLKSKLAEHSDIVLNTFVEKEACPNKLAPTSSTTVQMALGDALAVCLMEINHFKDTDFAKFHPGGSLGKNLTAKVGQFLSSQKPQVSEEASIKEVIISISASTHGVTVVTEGEAIKGIITDGDLRRMLMSNDDIKEIKAKDIMSLTPKTIDKEALAKEAMKILKQYNIGQLIVTDKGNYFGIIDLHTLLDEGIL, from the coding sequence ATGAAATCTACCGCTCTTATAGATATTGCTAAAAAGGCTATTGATACAGAAATAGCAGAATTGGAAAGGCTAAGAGATAATCTGAATGATAGTTTTTTAGATGCGGTAGAACTCATCAATAAATCAAGCGGTAAGTTAATTGTGGTAGGGATAGGTAAGTCTGCTCATGTGGGGAATAAGATTGTGGCAACGCTTAATTCTACGGGAACACCTGCACAGTTTCTGCACGCAGCAGAGGCTATCCATGGAGATTTAGGAGTGGTTCAAAAAAATGATGTTGTTTTATGTATTTCTAATTCTGGTAATTCACCAGAGATAGTTAATCTCGCCCCATATCTTAAGCAATATTCGGCGGGGCTTATAGGTATGACAGGAAATTTAAAATCCAAACTAGCAGAACATTCGGATATTGTGCTTAACACTTTTGTAGAGAAAGAGGCGTGTCCTAATAAATTGGCTCCAACAAGCTCTACCACAGTGCAAATGGCGTTGGGAGATGCTTTGGCTGTGTGTCTTATGGAAATCAATCATTTTAAAGATACCGATTTTGCAAAGTTTCACCCTGGTGGAAGTTTAGGTAAGAATCTTACGGCTAAGGTAGGTCAGTTTTTATCTTCACAAAAGCCTCAAGTTTCAGAGGAGGCTTCCATTAAGGAAGTGATAATTTCCATTAGTGCGTCTACCCACGGAGTTACAGTAGTTACGGAAGGAGAAGCTATAAAAGGTATTATTACTGATGGAGATTTAAGGAGAATGCTCATGAGTAATGATGATATTAAAGAGATTAAAGCTAAAGATATAATGAGTTTAACTCCGAAAACAATAGATAAAGAAGCGTTAGCAAAAGAAGCTATGAAGATACTAAAACAGTATAACATAGGTCAGCTGATTGTAACGGATAAAGGTAACTATTTTGGGATTATAGATTTGCATACTTTGTTAGACGAAGGAATCTTGTAA
- the tatC gene encoding twin-arginine translocase subunit TatC, whose protein sequence is MSEEKEMSFLGHIGELRGHLVRSIIAIVVGGFLIGFNINWIMDHIIFGPTRPDFLTFRVVNYFSRMFVGEDVIVMPHSFPIQVRRLFEQFNMMMAVSVVGGLIIAFPYVIWELWKFISPALKESERKNSIFIINGTWVLFVMGALSGYFLVMPFVINFGYFFSISDFVRVDIDLSSYVTILLQVVLGMAVIFLFPMIVYILTSIGILTPMFLRTYRRHAIVVIMVVAAFITPADIISMLAAAFPLVVLYEICILMSALVYRKIKKEEALNLPLPK, encoded by the coding sequence GTGAGTGAAGAAAAAGAAATGTCCTTTTTAGGGCATATAGGAGAGCTTAGAGGGCATTTGGTGCGTTCTATAATAGCCATTGTAGTAGGTGGATTTTTAATTGGCTTTAATATTAATTGGATTATGGATCATATTATCTTCGGTCCTACTCGTCCAGATTTTCTCACTTTTAGAGTGGTTAATTATTTTTCTAGAATGTTTGTGGGCGAAGATGTTATTGTGATGCCGCATTCGTTTCCGATACAAGTAAGGCGACTGTTTGAACAGTTTAATATGATGATGGCTGTTTCTGTAGTTGGAGGGCTTATCATCGCATTTCCCTATGTTATTTGGGAGCTTTGGAAATTTATCAGTCCAGCACTTAAAGAATCCGAAAGAAAAAACTCTATTTTCATCATCAACGGAACTTGGGTGCTATTTGTGATGGGAGCATTATCAGGATACTTTTTGGTAATGCCTTTTGTTATCAATTTTGGTTATTTTTTTAGTATTTCGGATTTTGTAAGGGTAGATATAGATTTATCAAGCTATGTTACCATTTTACTTCAAGTTGTTTTGGGTATGGCGGTAATATTTTTATTCCCGATGATTGTTTATATACTTACTTCTATAGGCATACTTACTCCTATGTTTTTAAGGACTTATAGGAGACACGCTATTGTGGTAATTATGGTGGTGGCGGCTTTTATTACACCCGCAGATATTATCAGTATGTTGGCGGCAGCATTTCCACTAGTAGTTCTTTATGAAATATGCATCTTGATGTCGGCATTAGTTTACCGAAAAATTAAAAAGGAAGAAGCTCTTAATTTACCGTTACCAAAGTAA
- a CDS encoding protein O-mannosyl-transferase family: protein MKHWSFKKWNTILGWIVFGIALITYLSTIEPNFSFWDCGEYISSAVKLEVTHAPGAALFQLVGAVFAMFAFGNGAYYSLVINAMSALFSAFTILFLFWTITHLVRRLLHKDFEEVTENEKWVILFSGLIGALCFTFSDTFWFSAVEGEVYSMASLFIALIAWLITKWENEYQSSDNERWIILIFFLIGLSVGVHMMVMLVVPFICLVYYSRNYDFSWKSFAIANVITLFVLALVFKGIFPFVMTMFGKSEIFFVNGLGLPFHSGTIFAFLVLIALGYFAINYVRSKGNRLIQMAVLSMVYMIIGFSCWLMIPIRANANPPMNLNNPDNAIGMLDYYNREQYGDWPTLYGQNYTAHLDWNGMEKNEDGSLKTIKTGETYEKDETTGRYIKVGDKTNYVYNKAHVGFMPRMFVQDKNVMSNYISMYGAPDFEFNYADEDIANNPEAHKYFDELRKKYDNGTITVDDYLQAKQYHLINLKKPTFGQSLDYFITFQNGHYFVRYLMWNFVGRQNDLEGHMENTNGNWISGIPVIDNYLYGSQSDMPEKYKNESTVYFFFLPLILGLLGAFFQYTKDFGRFYALLSLFVLTSIGIVFYTGVKPFEVRERDYAMVGAFYAFTIWIGLGAAFILQLLNQKVKKSSAILGAGVLLLGVPLMMGFQNYNPHDRSGRYAAYDYAYSTLKSLPKDGILFVYGDNDTYPLWAIQETEQFRDDVKVVNFTLLATPWYIDQVKRRTYNAMPVASALKHEEYREGINEQIYTLSTEDWKNIFANLKESGAPDNVLKGFEKYMTQDSMTLKEAVAFLKNKSPEKDMVLKMIYGEEKYEQYNVLPVSKFILPVNKQNAVKAGIIKPQDVALAEDYIVIDYKKSTLFKNDLMMLDILANFDWKRSINFSVGGIYDASNIFFLKDYLQYDGFSYRLVPIKTPEKEDGELGRVDADDLYRIVKNFRWGNFKDVNVHFDETCTSNIISYRSSASRAAEALMAKGENKKAQEVLDLVNKEIPVSKYNDPRSLNSIVYGYIVSGQEKKGLELAEELKKSIFKEYDYYLSLTPENQRYVKREMSIQPLLYSMVVASVSDAYKKIGQEQKAYNYLVSSIKPIDSRFNSFINQLKAMGKEKAYQESENVQKITPFYQYLFEVMKPYDSTYTSEKTNQITDAVIKATQ, encoded by the coding sequence ATGAAGCACTGGAGTTTTAAAAAATGGAACACCATTTTAGGCTGGATAGTTTTTGGGATAGCCTTAATAACCTATCTATCTACCATAGAACCTAATTTTAGCTTTTGGGATTGTGGCGAGTATATTTCCTCTGCCGTGAAATTAGAGGTTACACACGCTCCAGGAGCGGCATTGTTCCAGCTGGTGGGTGCGGTGTTTGCGATGTTCGCCTTTGGTAATGGGGCTTATTATTCTTTGGTTATCAATGCAATGTCAGCCTTGTTTAGTGCCTTTACCATTTTATTTTTATTTTGGACAATCACTCATTTGGTTAGACGACTATTGCATAAAGATTTTGAGGAAGTTACCGAAAACGAGAAATGGGTTATTCTATTTTCAGGATTGATAGGTGCTTTGTGTTTCACTTTTTCGGATACTTTTTGGTTTTCTGCTGTGGAAGGAGAGGTTTACTCTATGGCATCATTATTTATAGCGTTAATCGCTTGGCTTATAACCAAATGGGAGAACGAATATCAATCCTCTGATAACGAGAGATGGATTATCCTTATCTTTTTCCTAATAGGGCTTTCCGTGGGAGTTCATATGATGGTAATGTTGGTAGTGCCATTTATCTGTTTGGTTTATTACTCTAGAAATTATGATTTCTCTTGGAAATCTTTTGCGATAGCCAATGTAATTACATTATTTGTTCTCGCTCTTGTGTTTAAAGGGATTTTTCCTTTTGTGATGACGATGTTTGGTAAGTCGGAGATATTCTTCGTTAATGGTTTAGGATTGCCTTTCCATTCAGGGACTATCTTTGCGTTTTTAGTACTCATTGCTTTAGGGTACTTTGCTATTAACTATGTTCGTTCCAAAGGAAATAGATTGATACAAATGGCGGTGCTATCTATGGTTTATATGATTATTGGTTTTTCTTGTTGGTTGATGATACCTATTCGTGCCAATGCTAATCCACCAATGAACCTTAATAATCCTGATAACGCCATTGGTATGCTTGATTATTATAATCGCGAGCAATATGGAGATTGGCCTACTTTGTATGGACAAAACTATACCGCCCATTTAGACTGGAACGGAATGGAAAAGAATGAAGATGGAAGTTTAAAAACGATAAAAACAGGCGAAACTTACGAAAAGGACGAAACTACAGGACGTTACATTAAAGTAGGAGATAAAACCAATTATGTTTATAACAAGGCACATGTAGGCTTTATGCCAAGAATGTTTGTGCAAGATAAGAATGTAATGTCTAATTACATTTCTATGTATGGTGCTCCAGACTTTGAGTTTAACTATGCCGACGAAGATATAGCAAATAATCCTGAGGCTCATAAGTATTTTGATGAACTTAGAAAAAAATATGATAACGGTACCATTACCGTTGATGATTATCTACAAGCAAAACAGTACCACTTAATCAATCTTAAAAAGCCTACATTTGGACAGAGTTTAGACTACTTCATTACTTTCCAAAATGGACATTATTTTGTAAGATATTTAATGTGGAATTTTGTTGGTCGTCAAAATGATTTGGAAGGTCATATGGAAAACACCAACGGAAATTGGATATCAGGGATTCCTGTGATAGATAATTATCTGTACGGCAGCCAATCGGATATGCCTGAAAAGTATAAAAATGAAAGTACAGTTTATTTCTTTTTCCTTCCGCTTATTTTAGGTTTATTGGGAGCGTTCTTTCAGTATACTAAAGATTTTGGGAGGTTCTATGCTTTGTTATCCCTTTTTGTCCTTACTAGTATTGGAATTGTTTTCTATACAGGTGTAAAACCTTTTGAAGTAAGAGAAAGGGATTATGCTATGGTGGGAGCTTTCTATGCCTTTACGATTTGGATAGGTTTAGGAGCCGCTTTTATCTTACAATTATTGAATCAAAAAGTTAAAAAATCTAGTGCAATTTTAGGTGCCGGAGTTTTACTTTTAGGAGTTCCGTTAATGATGGGCTTCCAAAATTACAATCCACACGATAGAAGTGGAAGATATGCCGCTTATGATTATGCTTATTCTACATTAAAATCACTTCCTAAAGATGGCATTCTCTTCGTATATGGTGATAATGATACTTATCCACTTTGGGCAATACAAGAGACAGAACAGTTTAGAGATGATGTAAAGGTGGTAAACTTTACCCTTTTAGCTACGCCTTGGTATATAGACCAAGTAAAAAGACGTACCTACAACGCAATGCCTGTAGCATCGGCACTTAAACACGAGGAGTATAGAGAAGGTATAAATGAACAAATCTATACTCTAAGCACTGAAGATTGGAAAAATATATTTGCTAATCTGAAAGAAAGCGGTGCTCCTGATAATGTGTTAAAAGGCTTTGAAAAGTATATGACGCAAGATAGTATGACTTTAAAAGAAGCTGTGGCATTCTTAAAGAATAAGTCTCCTGAGAAGGATATGGTACTAAAAATGATTTACGGTGAAGAAAAATACGAACAGTACAATGTTTTACCAGTGTCTAAATTCATACTTCCTGTTAATAAGCAAAATGCAGTTAAGGCTGGTATTATTAAACCTCAAGATGTAGCTTTAGCAGAGGATTATATTGTGATAGACTATAAAAAATCTACACTATTCAAAAATGATTTAATGATGCTAGATATCTTAGCTAATTTTGATTGGAAAAGGTCTATCAACTTCTCTGTTGGAGGTATTTATGATGCGAGTAATATTTTCTTTTTGAAAGATTATTTACAGTATGATGGTTTCAGCTACCGTCTTGTACCTATAAAAACTCCTGAAAAAGAAGATGGAGAGTTAGGTAGAGTAGATGCTGATGACCTTTATAGAATAGTTAAAAACTTTAGATGGGGCAATTTTAAAGATGTTAATGTTCACTTTGATGAAACTTGTACTTCTAATATCATCAGTTATAGAAGTTCTGCAAGTAGAGCTGCAGAGGCTCTAATGGCGAAAGGAGAAAATAAAAAAGCTCAAGAGGTATTAGATTTGGTAAATAAGGAAATACCTGTATCTAAATATAATGACCCTCGTTCACTTAATTCCATTGTTTATGGTTATATTGTGTCTGGACAAGAGAAGAAAGGTTTAGAATTGGCAGAAGAACTTAAAAAGTCTATTTTCAAAGAGTATGATTATTACTTGTCTTTAACACCAGAAAATCAAAGATATGTTAAAAGAGAAATGAGCATTCAGCCATTGCTGTACTCTATGGTAGTAGCTTCTGTGTCTGATGCTTATAAGAAAATAGGACAGGAACAGAAGGCGTATAATTACTTAGTAAGTTCTATAAAACCTATTGATAGTAGATTTAATTCATTTATAAATCAGCTAAAAGCTATGGGGAAAGAAAAGGCATACCAAGAATCTGAAAATGTGCAGAAAATAACACCTTTTTATCAGTATCTTTTTGAGGTAATGAAGCCTTATGATAGTACCTACACTTCAGAAAAAACAAACCAAATTACCGATGCTGTTATAAAAGCAACACAGTAA
- a CDS encoding PH domain-containing protein → MKVFKSSNSTEVNIITGLTLIILSLLIVTLFYNNIGEYVNVYFKFGVLLIILLVAIYFYANSLKKVKITDKYLILQKNIGYQMIPLGDIKSVNKTEFSNLTATFSSKGFFGFNGVLMDDTVTFVNDRKNMVNISTSKKKYLLSVNTPNEFIRDIINRNND, encoded by the coding sequence ATGAAAGTTTTTAAAAGCTCTAATTCTACCGAAGTAAATATCATAACAGGATTAACCTTAATCATTTTAAGTTTACTCATAGTTACCTTATTTTACAATAATATAGGTGAATATGTTAATGTTTATTTTAAGTTCGGAGTTTTGTTGATAATTTTACTAGTAGCTATTTACTTTTATGCAAATTCATTAAAGAAAGTTAAAATTACAGACAAGTACCTTATTTTACAAAAAAATATAGGTTATCAGATGATACCTCTTGGTGATATAAAGTCTGTTAATAAAACTGAATTCTCAAATCTTACAGCTACATTCAGTTCAAAAGGTTTTTTTGGCTTTAATGGAGTCTTAATGGATGATACAGTAACTTTTGTTAATGATAGAAAAAATATGGTGAATATTTCTACATCTAAGAAAAAATATTTGCTGAGTGTAAATACTCCCAATGAGTTTATAAGGGATATTATAAATAGAAATAATGATTAG
- the tpiA gene encoding triose-phosphate isomerase: MRKNIVAGNWKMNKNFSEAKELMQQLSDYTSKHTPNCKVMIAPPALYLTTAKDIFKNKEVEVYAQDISEHESGAYTGEISAAMVASVNLDGSIIAHSERRQYHGETDSHANRKVKALLDKGLIPIYCNGENLEERKSGKYLEVIKNQTQTALFTLTAAEIKKVVIAYEPVWAIGTGETATAEQAQEVHAFIRNMIAEKYGKEVADEVSILYGGSVKPSNAKEIFSQPDVDGGLIGGAALNIEDFSKIIEAF; this comes from the coding sequence ATGAGAAAAAACATTGTAGCAGGAAACTGGAAAATGAATAAGAATTTTTCGGAAGCTAAAGAGCTTATGCAACAACTATCCGATTATACTAGCAAGCATACGCCTAACTGTAAGGTAATGATAGCGCCACCAGCTCTTTACCTTACCACAGCTAAAGATATTTTTAAAAATAAAGAGGTAGAAGTATATGCTCAGGATATTTCCGAACACGAATCTGGAGCTTATACAGGAGAAATCTCTGCTGCTATGGTAGCTTCTGTAAACTTAGATGGTAGTATTATTGCTCATTCTGAACGCAGACAATACCACGGAGAAACCGATAGCCATGCTAATAGAAAAGTAAAAGCCTTATTAGATAAAGGACTTATTCCTATCTATTGTAATGGCGAAAATTTGGAAGAAAGAAAGTCTGGTAAGTATTTAGAAGTTATCAAAAATCAAACACAAACGGCTTTGTTTACTCTAACTGCTGCAGAAATAAAGAAAGTGGTTATAGCTTACGAGCCTGTATGGGCAATAGGCACAGGAGAAACTGCCACCGCAGAACAAGCACAAGAGGTACATGCTTTTATTAGAAATATGATAGCAGAAAAATATGGCAAGGAAGTGGCAGATGAAGTATCTATCCTTTATGGAGGTTCTGTAAAGCCAAGCAACGCTAAAGAAATTTTCTCTCAGCCTGATGTAGACGGCGGTCTTATAGGTGGTGCAGCTTTGAATATAGAAGATTTCTCAAAAATAATAGAGGCTTTCTAA
- a CDS encoding BT_3928 family protein — MLKRLLRIIVALIFIASGFVKAVDVKGFSFKLEEYFSPQVFNIEILESWALPLAFFVVILELILGILLLLKISVKKVLLALIGLCVFFAFLTFYSAYFNVVTDCGCFGDAIKFTPWQSFWKDIVLLALLLLLYFAYKDKISISFMRTRGSVLFLGTIVSLWIMLHGIKHEPIIDFRDYKIGTDLKSEKKKIEENPSEYKTFYTLEHKKTKEIIKVNQDDYINQNYWQNPDWVIQEDKTTSEVVKEGYASEIVKFKIEDLHGNDITDSLIQAPKTVLVFSYKPTEVDTNLLEAVENKVSKHRKTVVYGVSTAQNTFKMLPNAMMDGTAIKTIARSNPFVLVLENGKITDKKSAKDYIN; from the coding sequence ATGCTTAAACGCTTACTAAGAATTATTGTTGCTCTTATTTTTATTGCTTCAGGTTTTGTTAAAGCAGTAGATGTTAAGGGGTTTTCATTCAAATTAGAAGAATATTTTTCTCCTCAAGTCTTTAATATTGAGATACTAGAGAGTTGGGCTCTTCCACTCGCTTTTTTTGTAGTGATTTTGGAACTTATTTTAGGGATTTTATTACTATTAAAAATTTCAGTAAAAAAAGTACTTCTAGCACTGATTGGGCTGTGTGTATTCTTTGCTTTTCTCACTTTCTATTCAGCTTATTTTAATGTAGTTACAGATTGTGGTTGTTTTGGAGATGCTATTAAATTTACACCTTGGCAAAGTTTCTGGAAAGATATCGTGCTTCTTGCTTTGCTCCTTCTACTCTACTTTGCGTACAAAGATAAGATTTCCATTTCTTTCATGAGAACAAGAGGTTCTGTACTGTTTTTAGGAACAATAGTTTCTCTATGGATAATGCTTCACGGGATTAAACATGAGCCTATTATTGATTTCAGAGATTATAAAATAGGAACAGATTTAAAGTCTGAAAAAAAAAAGATTGAAGAAAATCCGTCCGAATACAAGACTTTTTATACCCTTGAACATAAAAAAACTAAAGAGATTATAAAAGTTAACCAAGACGATTACATCAACCAAAACTATTGGCAAAATCCTGATTGGGTAATCCAAGAAGACAAAACCACTTCCGAGGTAGTGAAAGAGGGCTATGCGTCTGAAATTGTAAAATTTAAAATAGAAGACCTGCACGGTAATGATATTACAGATAGCCTTATACAAGCTCCAAAAACGGTTTTGGTATTTAGCTATAAACCCACCGAGGTAGATACTAATCTCTTAGAAGCGGTAGAAAATAAAGTTTCCAAGCACCGCAAAACAGTAGTTTATGGAGTTTCTACGGCACAAAATACATTTAAAATGCTACCAAATGCAATGATGGACGGCACAGCCATCAAGACCATAGCGAGGAGCAATCCTTTCGTACTCGTTTTAGAAAATGGGAAAATTACCGATAAAAAAAGTGCAAAAGATTATATCAACTAA
- a CDS encoding DUF1599 domain-containing protein — translation MQDTSKQYDEIINLCKDLFGKKLQDYGAAWRVLRPSSITDQIFIKINRIRTLQMTEKRMVEESEEAEFIAIVNYAVIGLIQLEKGLSENLDTDTEEILNLYQHYTNEAKALMQRKNHDYGEAWRSMRISSITDLIYQKVLRTKQIEDNNGHTLVSEGLDANYFDMLNYAVFCLIKINEQNA, via the coding sequence ATGCAGGATACTTCTAAACAATACGACGAAATTATAAACCTCTGTAAAGATTTATTTGGAAAGAAACTTCAAGATTACGGTGCAGCGTGGCGAGTGCTACGCCCAAGTTCTATCACGGATCAAATTTTCATTAAAATCAATAGGATAAGAACGCTTCAAATGACCGAAAAAAGAATGGTGGAAGAATCGGAGGAAGCAGAGTTTATAGCAATAGTTAATTACGCTGTTATAGGTCTTATTCAGTTAGAAAAGGGATTATCAGAGAATTTAGATACTGATACTGAAGAAATTTTAAACTTGTATCAACATTACACCAACGAAGCAAAAGCCCTAATGCAGAGAAAAAACCACGACTATGGTGAAGCGTGGAGAAGTATGAGAATTTCCTCTATTACAGATTTAATCTATCAAAAGGTACTTCGTACTAAACAAATAGAAGACAATAATGGACACACCTTAGTGTCGGAAGGGCTAGATGCTAACTATTTTGATATGCTTAATTACGCTGTATTCTGTCTTATAAAAATAAACGAACAAAATGCTTAA